The following are from one region of the Primulina eburnea isolate SZY01 chromosome 17, ASM2296580v1, whole genome shotgun sequence genome:
- the LOC140818509 gene encoding protein root UVB sensitive 5-like isoform X3, which yields MASPLRLSHQNFFIDCGRKSTPARFERLRVSCYPVSSAGADGPRFSNEESQSRLILLEKYGNGTSKRYIIESGSRIQTILGERLPETSVFQGSAFVEHDSELRWLPTIIKDLILPAGFPDSVSDDYLDYILLQFPTNVTGWICHTLVTSSLLKAIGIGSFSGSAAAAAAATVRWVSKDGIGALGRLFIGGRFGNLFDNDPKQWRLYADFIGSVGSIFDLSTQLYPAYFLSLASVGNLAKAVGRGLRDPSFRVIQNHFAISGNLGEVSAKLLHLWLRYLSLSVLRFNTINLKRARILVNSHVLHRKVPGINGCNKMEDILVWERFMKPRIIFGVSLEEMITGERRGFMLRMLHKLYAEEKYFLVLNQHQTEFEVFVSFKEGATGVSVLRSVWQSYWLHQNWSESDVAFHHLGQSLMELNTRFDDFLLQLEASGWDTSQIILKVPKEILVQEHHTL from the exons ATGGCTTCCCCGTTGCGGCTCTCTCACCAGAACTTCTTCATTGATTGCGGCAGAAAGTCGACTCCGGCGAGATTTGAGAGGCTCCGGGTGTCCTGTTATCCGGTTTCATCAGCCGGAGCAGATGGCCCCCGGTTTTCCAA TGAGGAAAGTCAATCACGCCTGATTCTACTGGAAAAATACGGAAATGGGACTTCCAAAAG ATATATCATAGAGAGTGGTTCAAGGATTCAAACAATCCTTGGCGAACGTTTACCTGAAACTAGTGTTTTTCAAGGTTCAGCCTTCGTGGAACATGACTCAGAACTACGCTGGCTTCCAACAATTATTAAGGACTTAATTCTGCCTGCTGGCTTCCCTG ATTCTGTTTCAGATGATTACTTGGACTACATATTGCTTCAGTTCCCAACAAATGTGACAGGATGGATTTGTCATACACTGGTCACTTCCAGTCTTTTAAAG GCTATTGGAATAGGGTCATTTTCAGGATCCGCTGCAGCGGCTGCTGCTGCCACAGTCAG ATGGGTGTCTAAGGATGGCATTGGTGCTCTTGGTCGATTATTCATTG GTGGAAGATTTGGTAATCTTTTTGACAATGATCCTAAACAGTGGCGCTTGTATGCAGACTTCATTGGTAGTGTAGGAAG CATCTTTGATCTCAGCACCCAGTTATATCCTGCTTATTTCCTGTCATTGGCATCAGTAGGTAATCTTGCAAAG GCTGTTGGGAGGGGCCTAAGAGATCCATCATTCCGGGTTATACAAAACCATTTTGCAATCTCAGGAAATCTGGGAGAGGTCTCCGCAAAG CTGCTACACCTTTGGTTGCGCTATTTGTCCCTCTCTGTTTTGCGGTTCAATACA ATAAATCTTAAGCGTGCTCGTATACTGGTAAATTCGCATGTGTTGCACCGGAAAGTTCCAG GAATCAATGGCTGTAACAAGATGGAAGATATATTAGTATGGGAAAGGTTTATGAAACCAAGAATTATATTTGGCGTGTCCTTGGAAGAGATGATCACCGGAGAGAGACGTGGCTTCATG TTGAGGATGCTTCATAAACTTTATGCAGAAGAGAAATACTTTCTTGTTCTGAACCAACATCAAACAGAATTTGAGGTCTTTGTGTCCTTCAAG GAAGGAGCTACAGGTGTATCCGTGTTGCGAAGCGTGTGGCAATCATACTGGCTCCATCAAAACTGGAGTGAATCAGACGTCGCCTTCCATCATCTCGGGCAAAGCTTGATGGAATTGAATACTAGGTTTGATGACTTCCTGCTACAACTTGAAGCATCTGGATGggatacaagtcaaataattttaaaagtGCCGAAAGAAATTTTAGTACAGGAACACCATACTTTGTGA
- the LOC140818509 gene encoding protein root UVB sensitive 5-like isoform X2, whose protein sequence is MASPLRLSHQNFFIDCGRKSTPARFERLRVSCYPVSSAGADGPRFSNEESQSRLILLEKYGNGTSKRYIIESGSRIQTILGERLPETSVFQGSAFVEHDSELRWLPTIIKDLILPAGFPDSVSDDYLDYILLQFPTNVTGWICHTLVTSSLLKAIGIGSFSGSAAAAAAATVRWVSKDGIGALGRLFIGGRFGNLFDNDPKQWRLYADFIGSVGSIFDLSTQLYPAYFLSLASVGNLAKAVGRGLRDPSFRVIQNHFAISGNLGEVSAKEEVWEVAAELVGLGLGILALLLHLWLRYLSLSVLRFNTINLKRARILVNSHVLHRKVPGINGCNKMEDILVWERFMKPRIIFGVSLEEMITGERRGFMLRMLHKLYAEEKYFLVLNQHQTEFEVFVSFKEGATGVSVLRSVWQSYWLHQNWSESDVAFHHLGQSLMELNTRFDDFLLQLEASGWDTSQIILKVPKEILVQEHHTL, encoded by the exons ATGGCTTCCCCGTTGCGGCTCTCTCACCAGAACTTCTTCATTGATTGCGGCAGAAAGTCGACTCCGGCGAGATTTGAGAGGCTCCGGGTGTCCTGTTATCCGGTTTCATCAGCCGGAGCAGATGGCCCCCGGTTTTCCAA TGAGGAAAGTCAATCACGCCTGATTCTACTGGAAAAATACGGAAATGGGACTTCCAAAAG ATATATCATAGAGAGTGGTTCAAGGATTCAAACAATCCTTGGCGAACGTTTACCTGAAACTAGTGTTTTTCAAGGTTCAGCCTTCGTGGAACATGACTCAGAACTACGCTGGCTTCCAACAATTATTAAGGACTTAATTCTGCCTGCTGGCTTCCCTG ATTCTGTTTCAGATGATTACTTGGACTACATATTGCTTCAGTTCCCAACAAATGTGACAGGATGGATTTGTCATACACTGGTCACTTCCAGTCTTTTAAAG GCTATTGGAATAGGGTCATTTTCAGGATCCGCTGCAGCGGCTGCTGCTGCCACAGTCAG ATGGGTGTCTAAGGATGGCATTGGTGCTCTTGGTCGATTATTCATTG GTGGAAGATTTGGTAATCTTTTTGACAATGATCCTAAACAGTGGCGCTTGTATGCAGACTTCATTGGTAGTGTAGGAAG CATCTTTGATCTCAGCACCCAGTTATATCCTGCTTATTTCCTGTCATTGGCATCAGTAGGTAATCTTGCAAAG GCTGTTGGGAGGGGCCTAAGAGATCCATCATTCCGGGTTATACAAAACCATTTTGCAATCTCAGGAAATCTGGGAGAGGTCTCCGCAAAG GAAGAAGTTTGGGAAGTAGCTGCTGAGCTAGTTGGACTAGGTCTAGGAATACTTGCTTTG CTGCTACACCTTTGGTTGCGCTATTTGTCCCTCTCTGTTTTGCGGTTCAATACA ATAAATCTTAAGCGTGCTCGTATACTGGTAAATTCGCATGTGTTGCACCGGAAAGTTCCAG GAATCAATGGCTGTAACAAGATGGAAGATATATTAGTATGGGAAAGGTTTATGAAACCAAGAATTATATTTGGCGTGTCCTTGGAAGAGATGATCACCGGAGAGAGACGTGGCTTCATG TTGAGGATGCTTCATAAACTTTATGCAGAAGAGAAATACTTTCTTGTTCTGAACCAACATCAAACAGAATTTGAGGTCTTTGTGTCCTTCAAG GAAGGAGCTACAGGTGTATCCGTGTTGCGAAGCGTGTGGCAATCATACTGGCTCCATCAAAACTGGAGTGAATCAGACGTCGCCTTCCATCATCTCGGGCAAAGCTTGATGGAATTGAATACTAGGTTTGATGACTTCCTGCTACAACTTGAAGCATCTGGATGggatacaagtcaaataattttaaaagtGCCGAAAGAAATTTTAGTACAGGAACACCATACTTTGTGA
- the LOC140818509 gene encoding protein root UVB sensitive 5-like isoform X1 yields MASPLRLSHQNFFIDCGRKSTPARFERLRVSCYPVSSAGADGPRFSNEESQSRLILLEKYGNGTSKRYIIESGSRIQTILGERLPETSVFQGSAFVEHDSELRWLPTIIKDLILPAGFPDSVSDDYLDYILLQFPTNVTGWICHTLVTSSLLKAIGIGSFSGSAAAAAAATVRWVSKDGIGALGRLFIGGRFGNLFDNDPKQWRLYADFIGSVGSIFDLSTQLYPAYFLSLASVGNLAKAVGRGLRDPSFRVIQNHFAISGNLGEVSAKEEVWEVAAELVGLGLGILALDTPGISSSYPTMTLTWLGMQLLHLWLRYLSLSVLRFNTINLKRARILVNSHVLHRKVPGINGCNKMEDILVWERFMKPRIIFGVSLEEMITGERRGFMLRMLHKLYAEEKYFLVLNQHQTEFEVFVSFKEGATGVSVLRSVWQSYWLHQNWSESDVAFHHLGQSLMELNTRFDDFLLQLEASGWDTSQIILKVPKEILVQEHHTL; encoded by the exons ATGGCTTCCCCGTTGCGGCTCTCTCACCAGAACTTCTTCATTGATTGCGGCAGAAAGTCGACTCCGGCGAGATTTGAGAGGCTCCGGGTGTCCTGTTATCCGGTTTCATCAGCCGGAGCAGATGGCCCCCGGTTTTCCAA TGAGGAAAGTCAATCACGCCTGATTCTACTGGAAAAATACGGAAATGGGACTTCCAAAAG ATATATCATAGAGAGTGGTTCAAGGATTCAAACAATCCTTGGCGAACGTTTACCTGAAACTAGTGTTTTTCAAGGTTCAGCCTTCGTGGAACATGACTCAGAACTACGCTGGCTTCCAACAATTATTAAGGACTTAATTCTGCCTGCTGGCTTCCCTG ATTCTGTTTCAGATGATTACTTGGACTACATATTGCTTCAGTTCCCAACAAATGTGACAGGATGGATTTGTCATACACTGGTCACTTCCAGTCTTTTAAAG GCTATTGGAATAGGGTCATTTTCAGGATCCGCTGCAGCGGCTGCTGCTGCCACAGTCAG ATGGGTGTCTAAGGATGGCATTGGTGCTCTTGGTCGATTATTCATTG GTGGAAGATTTGGTAATCTTTTTGACAATGATCCTAAACAGTGGCGCTTGTATGCAGACTTCATTGGTAGTGTAGGAAG CATCTTTGATCTCAGCACCCAGTTATATCCTGCTTATTTCCTGTCATTGGCATCAGTAGGTAATCTTGCAAAG GCTGTTGGGAGGGGCCTAAGAGATCCATCATTCCGGGTTATACAAAACCATTTTGCAATCTCAGGAAATCTGGGAGAGGTCTCCGCAAAG GAAGAAGTTTGGGAAGTAGCTGCTGAGCTAGTTGGACTAGGTCTAGGAATACTTGCTTTG gaTACTCCTGGTATTTCGTCATCATATCCTACGATGACATTAACTTGGCTGGGCATGCAGCTGCTACACCTTTGGTTGCGCTATTTGTCCCTCTCTGTTTTGCGGTTCAATACA ATAAATCTTAAGCGTGCTCGTATACTGGTAAATTCGCATGTGTTGCACCGGAAAGTTCCAG GAATCAATGGCTGTAACAAGATGGAAGATATATTAGTATGGGAAAGGTTTATGAAACCAAGAATTATATTTGGCGTGTCCTTGGAAGAGATGATCACCGGAGAGAGACGTGGCTTCATG TTGAGGATGCTTCATAAACTTTATGCAGAAGAGAAATACTTTCTTGTTCTGAACCAACATCAAACAGAATTTGAGGTCTTTGTGTCCTTCAAG GAAGGAGCTACAGGTGTATCCGTGTTGCGAAGCGTGTGGCAATCATACTGGCTCCATCAAAACTGGAGTGAATCAGACGTCGCCTTCCATCATCTCGGGCAAAGCTTGATGGAATTGAATACTAGGTTTGATGACTTCCTGCTACAACTTGAAGCATCTGGATGggatacaagtcaaataattttaaaagtGCCGAAAGAAATTTTAGTACAGGAACACCATACTTTGTGA
- the LOC140818509 gene encoding protein root UVB sensitive 5-like isoform X5 — MGLPKAFVEHDSELRWLPTIIKDLILPAGFPDSVSDDYLDYILLQFPTNVTGWICHTLVTSSLLKAIGIGSFSGSAAAAAAATVRWVSKDGIGALGRLFIGGRFGNLFDNDPKQWRLYADFIGSVGSIFDLSTQLYPAYFLSLASVGNLAKAVGRGLRDPSFRVIQNHFAISGNLGEVSAKEEVWEVAAELVGLGLGILALDTPGISSSYPTMTLTWLGMQLLHLWLRYLSLSVLRFNTINLKRARILVNSHVLHRKVPGINGCNKMEDILVWERFMKPRIIFGVSLEEMITGERRGFMLRMLHKLYAEEKYFLVLNQHQTEFEVFVSFKEGATGVSVLRSVWQSYWLHQNWSESDVAFHHLGQSLMELNTRFDDFLLQLEASGWDTSQIILKVPKEILVQEHHTL, encoded by the exons ATGGGACTTCCAAAAG CCTTCGTGGAACATGACTCAGAACTACGCTGGCTTCCAACAATTATTAAGGACTTAATTCTGCCTGCTGGCTTCCCTG ATTCTGTTTCAGATGATTACTTGGACTACATATTGCTTCAGTTCCCAACAAATGTGACAGGATGGATTTGTCATACACTGGTCACTTCCAGTCTTTTAAAG GCTATTGGAATAGGGTCATTTTCAGGATCCGCTGCAGCGGCTGCTGCTGCCACAGTCAG ATGGGTGTCTAAGGATGGCATTGGTGCTCTTGGTCGATTATTCATTG GTGGAAGATTTGGTAATCTTTTTGACAATGATCCTAAACAGTGGCGCTTGTATGCAGACTTCATTGGTAGTGTAGGAAG CATCTTTGATCTCAGCACCCAGTTATATCCTGCTTATTTCCTGTCATTGGCATCAGTAGGTAATCTTGCAAAG GCTGTTGGGAGGGGCCTAAGAGATCCATCATTCCGGGTTATACAAAACCATTTTGCAATCTCAGGAAATCTGGGAGAGGTCTCCGCAAAG GAAGAAGTTTGGGAAGTAGCTGCTGAGCTAGTTGGACTAGGTCTAGGAATACTTGCTTTG gaTACTCCTGGTATTTCGTCATCATATCCTACGATGACATTAACTTGGCTGGGCATGCAGCTGCTACACCTTTGGTTGCGCTATTTGTCCCTCTCTGTTTTGCGGTTCAATACA ATAAATCTTAAGCGTGCTCGTATACTGGTAAATTCGCATGTGTTGCACCGGAAAGTTCCAG GAATCAATGGCTGTAACAAGATGGAAGATATATTAGTATGGGAAAGGTTTATGAAACCAAGAATTATATTTGGCGTGTCCTTGGAAGAGATGATCACCGGAGAGAGACGTGGCTTCATG TTGAGGATGCTTCATAAACTTTATGCAGAAGAGAAATACTTTCTTGTTCTGAACCAACATCAAACAGAATTTGAGGTCTTTGTGTCCTTCAAG GAAGGAGCTACAGGTGTATCCGTGTTGCGAAGCGTGTGGCAATCATACTGGCTCCATCAAAACTGGAGTGAATCAGACGTCGCCTTCCATCATCTCGGGCAAAGCTTGATGGAATTGAATACTAGGTTTGATGACTTCCTGCTACAACTTGAAGCATCTGGATGggatacaagtcaaataattttaaaagtGCCGAAAGAAATTTTAGTACAGGAACACCATACTTTGTGA
- the LOC140818509 gene encoding protein root UVB sensitive 5-like isoform X4 — translation MGLPKGSAFVEHDSELRWLPTIIKDLILPAGFPDSVSDDYLDYILLQFPTNVTGWICHTLVTSSLLKAIGIGSFSGSAAAAAAATVRWVSKDGIGALGRLFIGGRFGNLFDNDPKQWRLYADFIGSVGSIFDLSTQLYPAYFLSLASVGNLAKAVGRGLRDPSFRVIQNHFAISGNLGEVSAKEEVWEVAAELVGLGLGILALDTPGISSSYPTMTLTWLGMQLLHLWLRYLSLSVLRFNTINLKRARILVNSHVLHRKVPGINGCNKMEDILVWERFMKPRIIFGVSLEEMITGERRGFMLRMLHKLYAEEKYFLVLNQHQTEFEVFVSFKEGATGVSVLRSVWQSYWLHQNWSESDVAFHHLGQSLMELNTRFDDFLLQLEASGWDTSQIILKVPKEILVQEHHTL, via the exons ATGGGACTTCCAAAAG GTTCAGCCTTCGTGGAACATGACTCAGAACTACGCTGGCTTCCAACAATTATTAAGGACTTAATTCTGCCTGCTGGCTTCCCTG ATTCTGTTTCAGATGATTACTTGGACTACATATTGCTTCAGTTCCCAACAAATGTGACAGGATGGATTTGTCATACACTGGTCACTTCCAGTCTTTTAAAG GCTATTGGAATAGGGTCATTTTCAGGATCCGCTGCAGCGGCTGCTGCTGCCACAGTCAG ATGGGTGTCTAAGGATGGCATTGGTGCTCTTGGTCGATTATTCATTG GTGGAAGATTTGGTAATCTTTTTGACAATGATCCTAAACAGTGGCGCTTGTATGCAGACTTCATTGGTAGTGTAGGAAG CATCTTTGATCTCAGCACCCAGTTATATCCTGCTTATTTCCTGTCATTGGCATCAGTAGGTAATCTTGCAAAG GCTGTTGGGAGGGGCCTAAGAGATCCATCATTCCGGGTTATACAAAACCATTTTGCAATCTCAGGAAATCTGGGAGAGGTCTCCGCAAAG GAAGAAGTTTGGGAAGTAGCTGCTGAGCTAGTTGGACTAGGTCTAGGAATACTTGCTTTG gaTACTCCTGGTATTTCGTCATCATATCCTACGATGACATTAACTTGGCTGGGCATGCAGCTGCTACACCTTTGGTTGCGCTATTTGTCCCTCTCTGTTTTGCGGTTCAATACA ATAAATCTTAAGCGTGCTCGTATACTGGTAAATTCGCATGTGTTGCACCGGAAAGTTCCAG GAATCAATGGCTGTAACAAGATGGAAGATATATTAGTATGGGAAAGGTTTATGAAACCAAGAATTATATTTGGCGTGTCCTTGGAAGAGATGATCACCGGAGAGAGACGTGGCTTCATG TTGAGGATGCTTCATAAACTTTATGCAGAAGAGAAATACTTTCTTGTTCTGAACCAACATCAAACAGAATTTGAGGTCTTTGTGTCCTTCAAG GAAGGAGCTACAGGTGTATCCGTGTTGCGAAGCGTGTGGCAATCATACTGGCTCCATCAAAACTGGAGTGAATCAGACGTCGCCTTCCATCATCTCGGGCAAAGCTTGATGGAATTGAATACTAGGTTTGATGACTTCCTGCTACAACTTGAAGCATCTGGATGggatacaagtcaaataattttaaaagtGCCGAAAGAAATTTTAGTACAGGAACACCATACTTTGTGA